The following proteins are encoded in a genomic region of Brachypodium distachyon strain Bd21 chromosome 1, Brachypodium_distachyon_v3.0, whole genome shotgun sequence:
- the LOC100845859 gene encoding probable transcription factor At5g28040: MASDQTLAALPVLPAPSNPNQIPDPTAPLPPDLTPPASASASAARKLPVKRRSPPRPSSSPSSSGPTAADQDGQPPFKFQRIWSESDELRFLQGLLGCGAQGLVFPRDLNVFYDRFSESMPQPYTRSQLSEKLRRLKNKHRNVSTRVARGLDPARLAPHDRDVLHLCSRLWDPANAATSPFAASAGSPGNKRRRAAPLEVPPPSGDANSHDYNGTSSATPGAFLDGNGEDVMYLEQESGHLYYDQGAALVANGSLDGFTMEQTETVAALTNNGGNGVGMEIAPQNFENTGVGSQNGNCTVMIPRSSEHRMASAVLDVFEECLREAKADGMICGGNAEESELAKRWRAQRIDELDVLSRRLRLIIEDAGAARH, from the coding sequence ATGGCCTCGGACCAAACCCTGGCAGCACTCCCAGTACTCCCTGCCCCGTCCAACCCCAACCAGATCCCGGACCCGACCGCACCACTCCCCCCGGACCTGAccccgcccgcctccgcctccgcctccgccgcgcggAAGCTCCCCGTCAAGCGCCGCTCCCCGCCACGCCCCTCCTCttcgccctcctcctccggccccaccgccgccgaccagGACGGCCAGCCGCCCTTCAAGTTCCAGCGCATCTGGTCCGAGTCCGACGAGCTCCGCTTCCTGCAGGGCCTCCTCGGCTGCGGCGCGCAGGGCCTCGTCTTCCCGCGCGACCTCAACGTCTTCTACGACCGCTTCTCCGAGTCCATGCCCCAGCCCTACACCCGCTCCCAGCTCTCCGagaagctccgccgcctcaaGAACAAGCACCGCAACGTCTCCACGCGCGTCGCCCGGGGGCTCGACCCCGCCCGCCTCGCCCCGCACGACCGCGACGTGCTCCACCTCTGCTCCCGCCTCTGGGACCCCGCCAACGCCGCCACCTCGCCCTTCGCCGCCAGCGCCGGTTCCCCCGGGAACAAGCGCCGCCGTGCCGCTCCGCTAGAGGTTCCGCCCCCCTCGGGGGATGCCAACTCCCATGACTATAATGGGACGAGTTCTGCCACTCCGGGAGCGTTCCTGGATGGCAATGGCGAGGATGTGATGTATCTGGAACAGGAAAGCGGCCACCTTTATTATGACCAAGGTGCTGCTCTTGTAGCCAACGGCAGCCTTGATGGGTTCACCATGGAGCAGACTGAGACCGTGGCGGCTCTCACCAACAACGGTGGGAATGGAGTCGGCATGGAGATTGCTCCCCAAAATTTTGAGAACACCGGAGTTGGCAGTCAGAATGGAAACTGCACGGTGATGATACCACGTAGCAGTGAGCATCGCATGGCAAGTGCTGTACTGGATGTTTTCGAGGAGTGTCTGAGGGAGGCAAAGGCTGATGGAATGATCTGTGGTGGCAATGCTGAGGAAAGCGAACTTGCAAAGCGTTGGAGggcgcagaggattgatgagcTTGATGTGTTGAGCCGAAGGCTCAGGCTGATCATCGAGGATGCTGGTGCAGCTCGGCACTAA